The Setaria viridis chromosome 2, Setaria_viridis_v4.0, whole genome shotgun sequence DNA window GGTCTCGTGATACGATCCTGTTGTATATCTGCTCATGCTCCATAAAGAAAATGGAAGTCTTATTCATGAGGATCGGATACGATACTGTTTGATGAAAAGACAGGAAGAGAGACGTACTGATGGTCTGAAACGCCAACACCGGATCGATCGTATAATTAAGCGTAGGACATTATTACGATCTAATCTAACGCGAGCAAGTACATATATAAGCGCATGATTAATTGATTATTGAACAGAGATTTGGGCCATCACTTATATTGGAGCGAGATCGCACATCGACCGATGAACCAATACATACCACCTCCGCCTACTTTTGAGTTCTCAAGTGAATTATTTAGCTTGAGAGGTCTAAAATATGCAAATCAATTATGAAATGTAGATCTACATGCAAGCTTGCCACCAATTAAATAGGAAATGCATAATTAACCTCTTAATTAGCGCATGAAAACTAGTGAAGAGTAATATAAACTTTTAATCTACGTCCTTAATCTTACAAGTAGCTACATttagggatggagggagtacgagtACTCGTTAACTGGTCATGCACTCACTGATCGATGGTGCCCTTATTAACTATAGGGATCATTACattactggaaaactgagcattggtcctagcccTTAGTACCAGTTCGTTTTTGACCCgagtctaacggctagtttcctATGAGCCCCTGTGACCCccgttagtaccggttggctccaacaggtactaaaggtcacccattagtaccgggtggagcctccacctagCCTGaggctccacccgatactaatcgCGTCTCGGTtccgctcccctccccctccgtcCCTCCCTCTACCACAGCCTTATCCTCCCTCACGCATCTCTCTCCCTTGGCCACTGCCTCTCCTACTGGCCCTCTTCTCTCCGTCGCTCCTCACTTCGGCCCTCCCTTCTCTCCGCGCGGCCCTCCCTCAGttgcccctcctctccccccttCACTCGCCCCTCACTCGCGCGCAGCAGTGAGGAGTGGCGGCGGGACAAGAGCAACGGTAGCGCACGGGCAAGAGGAGCTggatccggcagcggcggctgcggGTGAGGAAGGTGGTGGAtctggcagtggcggcggctgaGCAAGGAAGTggatccggtggcggcgggtgaGCAAGGAGGTGGATCcagcggcggcgcagtttgGCAGCAGCGCAGCGACAACGGCGATGATAGTGGCTATGTGAGTACgcagcctccctccctccctccctctccctctccctctctctctctctgggtCACGGTGAGGCTCTAGCAGCGCGCGGCTGGGGCGTGTGGcagaggcggggggggggggggtcgcaggggaggcgcggcagcgggATGTGGTTAgtataaacaaccggtactaaagccccCCATTTAATACCGGTTATTTAAACCGGTACTacaggaccccctttagtaccgacttAGCAATACTAGTTGcaaaaccggtactaaaggggagttTGGATCCGGTACTGATGGCGCTTTCCCCAGCAGTTAGTAGtattagggtctgtttggtagagctccatctaatTATGATACtttatgggagctgattctctgagagaagtgattctgtggctgaaagtgattctctttgattctctatcATAAACTTTTAAAagtataaactcttaaaataaggatggagaatcacttcacagaatcaggagaagctacttttttcagttaccagcctcttagttcatttcagagaatcacttcacagaatcaacaTTCtctttgaaattttttttggcagagctcctgctggaatcagcagagaatcagttGCCAAACGCAACCTTAATATACCCCCTGACCACTATCAATATCGTCTGATGACAAATAGCTACGACGAAGCTgctgattcttcttcttcttcgaacAAATTTTTTGTGGGTGATCATCGTGCGTCACTAATCatttctttatatatatatatagatatatatatatagacacacacgTATCTATCTATCTACGTATATACTTTATGCAGCAAACAGGGGAATCCAATTCGAAGTCATATTGGAGGATACAGCCCAGTTGAGGAGGCGTACCAAACCAGATGGGCCCAACAAACTCGCCACGGCCCAAAGCAAAGACACAGGTAGTGTACGTTTGCAGACGTAGCATGCATGGTACATTTGTTGAATTAATCCGTAGTTCAGTCAAGGAGTGGTTGTACGTGCAATCGACTAATCGTTGCTTTGAAGACAATGCGATCGTAGGGCCGTTGGCCTATCTGTGTGTTGTTTTGTGAGTGACCCATGCATGTTTACACTTGGCTCTTGCTAAGTTGGTAGGCAGAGGAAGGCTGGCAATGCAGGGTCATGTGATAGATGTAGCATGCATACACCAGCGAGATCTTGTCATCATGTAATCATTTGTGTACAGTGCAGTGTTTCTTCTAGTGAGAAAACGAACCACATGTCATCGTCCTAGCCGTAGATGGTGCACAGCAACGAATGTAGGCAACAGAACGGAAGGGCACAGGGTACAATAATGAACTGTACGTATGTAAGCAAAGTTGCCACAAGCACACGCATGGTatggatccatccatgcatgtaCCCGCTGCTTGCTGACCCATGACAGAGCCATTACTTTGGATGAGGATGCAAGCAAAGCAACccattcaattaaataattctTCGCTTACATCAGAGGCTCAGAGCAGAGCAGCTAGCATTAGCATTTAGCAAGCAGACAGCAATGGCGGCTCTGCCTCTGGGCCCAAGCAGTGAGCAAGAGCCCCCCGAGGGGGAGGCCGTCCTGGAGGGCCTTGCCATggccggcctcgtcgccgtcctccgCCAGCTCGGAGACCTCGCAGAGTACGTGTTGCCTCCCATCTGCTAGCTGCACCACCCAACTTTCAGTTCAATTCCATCAGCTTCAATTCTcctctgcaactgcaactgcacTGCAGGCTTGCCGCGGAGGTGTTGGACGGCCTGCAAGACCAAGTCATGGCCGTGTCCGCACGAGGCCGACGACTCGCCATGCGAGCCAAGCGGCTCCAGGCCGACCTGACCCCGTCCATCCACAACAAACCCAACCATCGTCTCGACTGGCACCCACGTCTCAATCTCAACCATCATCAGCAGCATGGCGTCGGAGAAGCGCCACCGCGTTCCATCGTCGACCACATCAAGCGCTGTCGCGGGCCTCCGAACCTGTCAGCGCTTGACAGGTGGTACCACGGCCATGTTCTTTCTGCAGATGACATGTCTGTTCTGCTAGCTCATCAATTCTGTATGTATATACATATCTGTAGGTTTGATGCTCATGGCGAGGGCGCGTGCTTGAAGAGGTACACCGATCCCTCCTTCTTCAGGACTTGCCATTCTGACGACTGCAGGTAACACCTGTGTTGTTAGCTTGTGTTTTTCTATCATATCAAGGTTGGTTTGTTTGTTTATTCCAGTAGTGTTCTCTTCTCCTTAACCATCCATACTTGCTGCTTACTCTGATTCAGATCCCAAACAGATGCATCCGAAAAGCAGTCTCTTGGCTTCCTTTCCATGCTCCGGCAGCTGACACATCGGCAGACACCCGGGAGCCTCATCAACCTTCCAAAGTACTACGAGTCTTCAGCGGAGAAGGAAATGGACAAGGCCAAGGAAAATCGCCCTGGGCAATCCAAAGATTCGCCAACATCCAATTGCTGCTCGGACTACGTGGGGAATTGCAGTGATGAGCTCGAGAGGACTAGCTCGTTCGAGGCATGGCTCTCTCCAGGTGCTCGCTTCAGTACTCACGAGTATGAAACTGCTGATGGCACCGTGCAAGAAACATCCTGCAACAAGGGTGTGAGCATTGAGGATACCAACGTTGATACACCGCCACTTGTACCTATTCCTCCGATGCAGTGGCTATCAGTCAAGGTTCATACAGGACCCATTACTTATAGAAATTCATTCGGAAGAAATCGTGTGAACCGTGCAGGAGGCAAAATTCTCAAGACTACAGAGTTGTCTGAGCCTGCAATACATTCATACGAGGCTTGGTCAGAAGCTGAAGGCACAAACCAGCAACAAGTTTTTAAGCACAAGGGACCGGAGATTTCATCTTGTCGCGGCAATACGGTGTCAGATTCAGAAGCAAACAAACCATCCCAGGCCGACTCAGCTTCAGGTCAAGGTGATGAAGATAGTCTGCATCATGAGAATGTGTTGTTTTCAGCGGTGGAACAGCTAGCGGGAATGTCACCTCCCTGGGTACCAAGGCCCAAGCATCCCCTACCTGAGGTTGCATCTCAGGACAGAATCACGGTAcacgtttttttttcctttccctgTATTATTCTTGCATCTGCCACTGTAGAACATGACCCTCATAAGAAAGATGCGTGGTGTTTGCAGCTAAGAAACGGTCCAAGTCCGATCCATCGTTCGAGAAGTATTCTGGACAGCAGGACTGCACTGCTACATCAAATAAAGGACAAGGACAAGTGAATGAACATCTTGATAAAGTTGTGATTCGATTCTATCGGTCTCAAGTCTTGCGGTTCATTTCCTCGGATTGTTTCAGAACTAGTATCCATACTGTTGTAGCTTGTTGATTCTAGAGGCACTTTGCAATTTTAAACTGGTGATGACTTTGGATTCGCGCTTGGTGCCAAAGTGAAATTGAAGCATATCCAAGGTGTTTGGATCACCACTAGTTGTTGTTTTCGTCTGCAATCAGGCACGTTACGTGGAACAAATTGAAAGCTGCATGCTGCTGACACGCATATTTTACTTGGCAAAGGGAATATTACTTGAAATAATTAAATCAAAGGATAATAAATGTTTTCCAACCACATAAGTGAGTGCGACAAGTACTAGGACAACCAAATCAACATATCTCCCATGATGAAGAGAAAGTGCTACTACAATACGATACCTTGTCCTGACAATCAGGGGACTAATTCATTACATATAGAGACCGTCCGGGACGCCTTCCTTCTTCTTGTACATCACCTTCTCCTTCGCCTTCTTGAAATCAGCATGAGTCACCTAGGGTACCAGAAAACAGGAACATCAGCAATGTCAAATCAAACCATGCAATGGCTATATGTTCAAATGCCCAGACCAACATTGCATAAAGCACACACCAGAATTTAACGACCATGTGGATGAACATGACACTACTAACAGATAACTACTTTCTGAAATTCTCCCAGTTCACAAATTTACACTAAACAAAGTCACAAACTAATATGTTGGTCCAGAAACAAATTTACACCAAGTGGTTAACGGTGAGAGGACTATGTTCTGGAAGATATTTGGTTAGGATCTTCCCCATTGTGTTTGAAATACTTAAAACTTTTAAAGATCCGTTCCAAGCCTGCTTCTGATTCTAGTCGAGGGTGCATATCTATTCAATTTTGAAGGACACTGCATCTTTCTATCATATGAAAAAGCTACCAGTAAGGAGACAGCAGAGATTAGGTTGAATGCACCCAAGTAGACACTACACCTTTCTATTATACGAAATAGCTACCAGTAAGGAAACAGCGGAGACTAAGTTGTATGCACCCAAGTAGCATTTCAATTTATGAAATAGCTAAAGAGCACTGAATACTTGTATCCATAAAAAATGTTAAAGCTAATTGAATTAGGGATAAATGCTGACTCGTACCTTCATTCTCCGTTCTCTCAATGCGAGCAACCCAGCTTCTGTGCAGATAGCCTTGATATCAGCACCTGAGAACTCGTCCTTCGTCATCACGAATTCTTCCAAGTTCACATCATCAGCTAGCGTCATCTTTGATGTGTGTATCTGCGCAATTCACAACCTCGCTAAGAATCTAACGAATTCTCATTTCAATAAATTAAAGTTTATCATTTACAGATGGCACAGTACCTGGAAGATGCGCCGTCTAGTTTTGATATCTGGAAGAGGAAACTCAATCTTTCGGTCGATACGACCAGGCCGAAGCAAAGCTGGATCAAGACTTTCAATGCGGTTCGTTGCTAGAATAACTTTAACATCTCCACGTGAGTCAAAACCATCTAGCTGGTTCAGCAGCTCCAGCATAGTTCTTTGAATCTCCCGCTCTCCTCCTGAGTGAGCATCATACCTCTTTGTTCCAACTGCATCAATCTCGTCAATAAAGACTATTGAGGGAGAAAGCTCATCCGCCACCCTAAATAGTTCTCTTACTAGCTTGGGACCGTCACCAAGGTATTTTTGAATAAGTTCACTTCCAACGACACGCAAGAAAGTTGCAGACGTTGAGTTAGCGACAGCCTGCAGAGGCAGTTTCAATTAATCACCACCCACGCTATTTGAAAAGTTAGAAAGTAGGAAAGGAAGGCATAGTTTGGATAAGCATG harbors:
- the LOC117844647 gene encoding uncharacterized protein; protein product: MAALPLGPSSEQEPPEGEAVLEGLAMAGLVAVLRQLGDLAELAAEVLDGLQDQVMAVSARGRRLAMRAKRLQADLTPSIHNKPNHRLDWHPRLNLNHHQQHGVGEAPPRSIVDHIKRCRGPPNLSALDRFDAHGEGACLKRYTDPSFFRTCHSDDCRSQTDASEKQSLGFLSMLRQLTHRQTPGSLINLPKYYESSAEKEMDKAKENRPGQSKDSPTSNCCSDYVGNCSDELERTSSFEAWLSPGARFSTHEYETADGTVQETSCNKGVSIEDTNVDTPPLVPIPPMQWLSVKVHTGPITYRNSFGRNRVNRAGGKILKTTELSEPAIHSYEAWSEAEGTNQQQVFKHKGPEISSCRGNTVSDSEANKPSQADSASGQGDEDSLHHENVLFSAVEQLAGMSPPWVPRPKHPLPEVASQDRITLRNGPSPIHRSRSILDSRTALLHQIKDKDK